AGTCTGCAGACCGCGATCGCGGGAATCGGCTTCCGAAACCTGTGCCACCCTCGCGTAAGGACGCAAAGCTTGCGTCCCCCTTAGCCGCCCCCCCCGGAATCCCTTCACGTCAAAACTCCGCGGTCTGCCGTCTGCGGTCTGCGGTCAAATCCTCAAATCCGCCAAAAGCCAACCGCCTCAAACCACAAACCACAAACCACAAAACCTCCCCATGCTCCGACCCCATTACATTCCGCCTTCGCTTTTTGTAGAGGGTCTTTTTTGCAGCCGGCGGCTTTGGCTGAAGGCGCACCATGTTGAGATTTTTGATGAGGTGCAGACCCTTGCGATGGCCCGCACGCTGAAGCAGCACATTACCGGCATCCGGATGGATGATACCGGCTGGATTTACGAGGCCAGGCTGCCTTCCGGTACCCGGCTTGATGCCTGGGTGCCCGAAGAGAAGCTTGCCATTGAATTCAAAAGCGGGTCACCGCACCCGACGCATGTATATCAGGCCTGGGCCATCAGGCAGGAATTGGAACAGCTTGGTGTACAGGATGCCGAGGTGCACCTTTGGTACGCCGGCGCTTTTGAAAAAGAAGCTGAAACCCTGGCCCAGGCCTACAAACTCGATCATGACTGGATTACGGATGACCTGTACGCGGTTTGTGCCGATACCGAGGATCCCGATTTCGGGCTTCGCATGGAGCGCGGCGCAGCCATTCTGCTGGCCGAAACAACACAGGAAGCCATCCCCGAAACCAAAGCATCCGCATCCCCGACCTGCGCAAGCTGCGCCTACTTCCCCTTTTGCCATTCGTGAGGGGGGGGACCGCTGACGGCGGACCGCGGACCGCGGACCGCGGACAGAGGACGGAGGACCGTTGCCACCTTCGCGTAAGGACGCAAAGCTTGCGTCCCCCGCCCCATATTCACCCCGAATCCCTTCACGTCAAAACCCCGCGGTCCGCCGTCCGCGGTCTGCCGTCAATTCTTCAAATCCCCAAATCCGCCAAAACCCCGAACCACAAACCACAAACCTCAAACCTCAAACCTCAAACCTCAAACCTCAAACCTAAATCCTAAATCCTCCCCATGAAATCATCCTTCTATCTTTTTCAGCCCGTTACGCTGAAGCGTCAGGATAACAGCCTGGCCATCCTTCCGTTTGGAAATCCGGACCGGGAGCCTTTCCCCGGTGAGAAAATCGGTCGGGAACTGCAGGACGAGTTTCCCCTGGCCGAGGAAGATGCCTGGTGGCAGGGCGCGCCCCGCTATGTGGCGGTGGAGCGCATCGACAGCATTCATGCGTACAGCTCGGTGCGCATCAATACCGGGCTGCTGAATTTTCTGGCTGAGAAGCACATCCCCCTGCACACCTACAATTATTTTGGCGGCTATACCGGCACCTACTGGCCGAAAGAACCCATCCCGAACGGACGCATTCAGCAGGCGCAGTTTCTGCATTATGCCGATACGGAAAAGCGCCTCACCCTGGCCAGTGAAATCCTGCGGGGTGCTTTTCACAACATGCACAGCGCCGTGAAACGGGAAAACCGGCGCTCTGGTCAGTTCACGGATTTGCTGGAGGAATGGCATCTTTCGGCGGCCCGGCTGGAAGAGGCACAAAGCGTGAACATGCTGCTGGGTGTGGAAGGTAATATCCGCAAGACCTACTACGAATTCCTGGACCGGCGACTGACGCCCGACTTTCAGATGGAAGGCCGCGTGTACCGTCCGCCGAACAATCCGGTGAATGCGCTGGTATCGTACCTCAACAGCATGCTGTACGCATCCATCATCAGTGAGCTGTACCGTACGCAGCTCAACCCGCTGGTGGGCTGGCTGCACGAACCCGGCCGGCAACGGTTCCCGCTTGCGTGGGATTTGGCAGAGATCTTTCGTCCGCATCTCGTGGAAGGCCTCATCATGAGCATGATCAACAAGAAACAGCTTGATGCCACGCATTTTGAGGCATCCCTTAGCGGCTGTATGCTCACCCCGGAAGGGCGGATGAAAGTCATTCGTGCCTTCGAGCACCGCATGCAGACAACGATCAAGCACCGCGACCTGGGCCGCTCGGTAAGCTACCGCTACCTGCTGCGCCTCGAAGGCTACAAACTCGTAAAACACCTGCTCGGAGATAAACCCTATGTTTCATTTAGGATATGGTGGTGAAGATATGCATGTAATTGTTGTGTACGATGTGCATCAGAAACGATGTGCCAAAGTGATGAAATACCTGCGTCAGTGGCTCGAACACCGGCAACGATCCGTCTTTGCAGGGTTCCTTACCGACAGTCAGGTTAAAATCATGTACGACGGACTGCTCGATCTCATCAATGTGCAGTACGACAGCGTGATTGTATTCCAGAGCAACCGTGCCAATCAGGTGAGCGAATGGAGCACAAGCGCGGCAGTGATGATGCGCCGGGAAGGCGTAACGGCACACCTGCAGCTTAGTCCCGGCCTCTCACCCGCCGAATACGCCCGTAACCGCAGGCGTCGCTTTCACGGCGACAAAGCCGCAGGCAAGAACAGCGGCACCGGCAGCGGCACCGTCACCGCAGAAGGAGAACCGCCCCGGAAAAAGCCGAAGCTCCGCTTTAGCAAGCTTAGGAAGTGAGGACACGGTTGTTTGACCGCAGACCGCAGACGGCGGACAGCGGGGGACAGAGGACCGAAGACAGAGGACCGATGACCGATGACCGATGAGTATCCTCAAATCTTCGAATCTTCCAATCTTTGAATCTTCAAATCCCTTCGCGCGCTTCGCGTAACCCTTCGCGCCCTTCGCGTTAAACTCCTCCGGGTTAAGGGTGCACATGCCACCCCGAATCCCTTCACGTCAAAACTCCGCGGTCTGCGGTCCGCGGTCCGCCGTCAAATCATCAAATCCCATGACTCACACCATCAACTGCCTCGCGCCGCCGCCTATGCCGGCGCAGCCACTTACAGCGCATCAGCAGAAGGCCTTTGAGGGTATCCTCGGCTTTCTGGATGATCCGGGGCTGCATGCGTTTTTGCTGCTCGGGTATGCCGGTACCGGAAAGACCTTTTTGCTGCGGCATGTGCTGGAGGTCTGTGAGGAGGCCGGGCTGAAGACGGTGCTGCTTGCACCTACGGGCCGCGCGGCACGGATTCTGGAGCAGGCTACGCAGCGGGAGGCTTCCACCATACACCGGGCGCTGTATGAGCAGACCCGCGAGTACTGTACCGATGAGGGCTACCGGGCGGAGTTCAGCCTGCGGGAAAATGAGGACCCTGACACGACCCTCTACCTCATTGATGAAGCTTCCATGCTCAGCGATATGGAGGCCGACAGTGAGGAGCTGTGTTTTGGCAGCGGCAGGCTGCTGCTTGACCTCATCACCTACGTCTCGCCCTACCGCAGCAGCCGTAAACTGCTGTTCATCGGGGATCCCGCACAGCTTCCGCCCGTGCATCAGGCGGGGAGTCCGGCCCTGGCGCGGAGCTACCTGCACCACAGCTATGGCCTGCAGTGCGCGCAGGCAACCCTCACGCAGGTGCACCGGCAGCAGCGCGACAGCCGGCTGCTGGAAACCGCGACCCGCCTGCGCAGCGAGCTCCACAAGGCCGGGCACCGCAGCTTTCACATCGTCGGGAACGGGCACGATATATTTGAGCGCACGCCTGCAAGCCTGATTTCCGCCTATGCCCGGCACCTGAAGCGCTATACCGTGCCCCGCATTATCTGGATTACGCACAGCAACAAAGCGGCACACGAAACCAACCGTGCGGTTCGGCAGGCCCTCGGCTACCGCTCCGCCCGCCTGCAGCAGGGCGAGCTGCTGATGGCCGCGCGCAACCATTACAGCCCCGAGGCCTTCTTCATGAACGGCGATCAGATGCGGGTTGTGCACCTCGCGCCCGAATCTGAAACCGAAACAGTGGAAGTACAGCTCAACTACCGCGATCAGAAAGGGGTGCGGGTGCAGTTGCGGTACCGACAGGCACAGGTGCGGCTGTTGCACGAAGCGCCGGATGCCGGGCCGGTGCGCATCCTCCTGCTGGAAAACAGCCTCACCGATTTCCGCACGGGTCTGCTCAGCGCCGCCGCCTGGGTTGAGAGCATGAAACGCTGGCAGGCCGATCCGCAGGGGCTCGAGCTCGAAGCCTTCCGCCGGCAGGATGCCCGCGCCAACGCCCTGCTCGTGCGTTTCGGCTACGCCATCACCTGCCACAAAGCACAGGGCGGCGCCTGGGAAACGGTCATCCTCAACCCCGAACACCCCGTGCCCCTGCACAAAGATGCCTTCATCCGCTGGGCCTACACCGCCCTCACCCGCAGCCGGAGCAAGCTCTGCCTTAGCGCCCCGGTGCGCTGCCGCAGCCTCAGCAACATCCGGCTGATGCCCATTCAGCCCTGCGAAGCCTTCCCGGAAACAGTGGCCACACCTCCTGCGGAGGCACACACGCCCGCCCTGCCGCTCACCGTGCGCCCGGCGGATTTCCACAAGGCAGCCTGTTACGACCTCATCAGCGGGGTTTGTGAGCGCAGCGGGGTGACGCTTATGGGGGTTACGGAGGAGGAACGGGGGATGTGCTTCCGGCTCGGAACCGGCATTGCAGGCAGCCGCATTGATGCGTATTTCGACCACGATGGCATCTGCGCAGAGCTCGTACCCCGCAGCCCCGCCGGCTACAAAGATGACCGCCTGCTGCGCCTGTACGCCTGCCTCGCCCGGCAGATTTAGGGTTTTTAGACATGGCTTTTGTGGTTTTTGGTTTGTGGTTTTGTGGTTTTGTGGTTTGAGGTTTGCTGATGCCTAAATATGGTTTACGGTTTTCTGTTGAGAGGAAGCTATTTAGGTTGATGGTTTTAAAACCGTGCACATGCGATGTGCACCTACGCGAAAAGGGTTCGAAGATTTGGTTTCGGCGAAACGCTTGTTTTGGTTTCCGAAACCCGTAGCACGTCACGTAAGGACGCAATGCTTGCCCCCCAAAAGCCAACCGCCAACCGCCAACCGTCCAAATCCCGAATCCACAAATTTATTCCTTTTCCTAACACCTACCCGAAACCCTGTTTAAATGCTGCAAAGAAGGGGGGATCTGTCAGCCGGCAGTGTTTTGCGGCTGTTCGGGTGAAATCCTGTAAACGCCCCCTCGCCTGATGAAGGAGATGTGTCTGATTTTGTTAAGGATAGGATGATCTGTCAGCCGTTGTTTGGGATGGCTGCCTGTAAGCTTTGGAAATGCAGGCACTTGGTCTTGTTTTTGAGGATGAAGGGGAAGCGGCACCGGTGTCTGACAGATTTTACCCCCCGAGC
This genomic stretch from Cyclonatronum proteinivorum harbors:
- a CDS encoding PD-(D/E)XK nuclease family protein, whose product is MLRPHYIPPSLFVEGLFCSRRLWLKAHHVEIFDEVQTLAMARTLKQHITGIRMDDTGWIYEARLPSGTRLDAWVPEEKLAIEFKSGSPHPTHVYQAWAIRQELEQLGVQDAEVHLWYAGAFEKEAETLAQAYKLDHDWITDDLYAVCADTEDPDFGLRMERGAAILLAETTQEAIPETKASASPTCASCAYFPFCHS
- the cas1b gene encoding type I-B CRISPR-associated endonuclease Cas1b, which translates into the protein MKSSFYLFQPVTLKRQDNSLAILPFGNPDREPFPGEKIGRELQDEFPLAEEDAWWQGAPRYVAVERIDSIHAYSSVRINTGLLNFLAEKHIPLHTYNYFGGYTGTYWPKEPIPNGRIQQAQFLHYADTEKRLTLASEILRGAFHNMHSAVKRENRRSGQFTDLLEEWHLSAARLEEAQSVNMLLGVEGNIRKTYYEFLDRRLTPDFQMEGRVYRPPNNPVNALVSYLNSMLYASIISELYRTQLNPLVGWLHEPGRQRFPLAWDLAEIFRPHLVEGLIMSMINKKQLDATHFEASLSGCMLTPEGRMKVIRAFEHRMQTTIKHRDLGRSVSYRYLLRLEGYKLVKHLLGDKPYVSFRIWW
- the cas2 gene encoding CRISPR-associated endonuclease Cas2, which translates into the protein MFHLGYGGEDMHVIVVYDVHQKRCAKVMKYLRQWLEHRQRSVFAGFLTDSQVKIMYDGLLDLINVQYDSVIVFQSNRANQVSEWSTSAAVMMRREGVTAHLQLSPGLSPAEYARNRRRRFHGDKAAGKNSGTGSGTVTAEGEPPRKKPKLRFSKLRK
- a CDS encoding ATP-dependent DNA helicase; translated protein: MTHTINCLAPPPMPAQPLTAHQQKAFEGILGFLDDPGLHAFLLLGYAGTGKTFLLRHVLEVCEEAGLKTVLLAPTGRAARILEQATQREASTIHRALYEQTREYCTDEGYRAEFSLRENEDPDTTLYLIDEASMLSDMEADSEELCFGSGRLLLDLITYVSPYRSSRKLLFIGDPAQLPPVHQAGSPALARSYLHHSYGLQCAQATLTQVHRQQRDSRLLETATRLRSELHKAGHRSFHIVGNGHDIFERTPASLISAYARHLKRYTVPRIIWITHSNKAAHETNRAVRQALGYRSARLQQGELLMAARNHYSPEAFFMNGDQMRVVHLAPESETETVEVQLNYRDQKGVRVQLRYRQAQVRLLHEAPDAGPVRILLLENSLTDFRTGLLSAAAWVESMKRWQADPQGLELEAFRRQDARANALLVRFGYAITCHKAQGGAWETVILNPEHPVPLHKDAFIRWAYTALTRSRSKLCLSAPVRCRSLSNIRLMPIQPCEAFPETVATPPAEAHTPALPLTVRPADFHKAACYDLISGVCERSGVTLMGVTEEERGMCFRLGTGIAGSRIDAYFDHDGICAELVPRSPAGYKDDRLLRLYACLARQI